From one Dehalococcoidia bacterium genomic stretch:
- a CDS encoding TIGR00266 family protein: MKYEIQNRPAYSVLEVTIDPSESIVAESGAMVWMSDSVQLSTSARGGVFKSLRRSVLGGESFFQNVFEAQDTPGLVGLAPGQPGDIVAVDLRDGDILMEDSAYLASEQGVDIDSDFSGLRGLFNEGLFILRASGSGLLFFTGYGDIEEVQVDGSYTVDNGYAVAWEPSLDYDITRGRSIRSFLFSDQLLLRFRGRGRLWVQSRNPQALANWVHPYRNVTRESKDDD, from the coding sequence TTGAAGTACGAGATTCAGAACCGACCGGCCTACAGCGTGCTGGAGGTGACAATCGATCCTAGCGAGTCGATCGTGGCCGAGTCAGGCGCCATGGTCTGGATGAGCGACTCCGTTCAACTCTCCACCTCAGCGCGCGGCGGCGTGTTCAAGAGCCTGCGCAGGTCCGTGCTCGGCGGCGAGAGCTTCTTCCAGAACGTGTTCGAGGCACAGGACACTCCCGGTCTCGTGGGGCTCGCCCCCGGCCAGCCGGGTGACATAGTAGCCGTGGATCTCCGAGACGGCGACATACTGATGGAGGACAGCGCCTACCTGGCGTCGGAGCAGGGAGTCGACATAGACTCCGACTTCTCAGGCCTTCGAGGGCTGTTCAATGAGGGACTGTTCATCCTGAGAGCGTCCGGAAGCGGCCTGCTGTTCTTCACCGGATACGGAGACATCGAAGAGGTGCAGGTGGACGGCTCGTACACAGTGGACAACGGATACGCTGTGGCGTGGGAACCGAGCCTGGACTACGACATCACGCGCGGCCGGTCGATCCGGTCGTTCCTGTTCTCGGATCAGCTTCTGCTGAGATTCAGAGGTCGCGGCCGGCTGTGGGTGCAGTCCCGGAATCCACAGGCGCTTGCCAACTGGGTACACCCCTACAGAAACGTCACAAGAGAGAGCAAAGACGACGATTAG
- a CDS encoding TIGR00266 family protein yields the protein MAICRITGGGGFQVALVRIGPGESFMSESGSMFHASGNVDVDVTTRTRSSGGLLSGIRRLFAQESFFLSEYRTTDGSEGEVGLAPRLPGSMAVIDCTGRRKWVCAGGSYVGSSENLGLDTQFQGFGGIFSGESLSFLEVDGMGQLLVSAFGAIREIDLDGAITVDTGHVVAFEDSLEYSLGKAGGSRLQSFLASEGITLNFSGSGKLYVQSHNPDEWGRSLAGLLPPRKE from the coding sequence ATGGCGATCTGCAGAATAACCGGAGGCGGTGGGTTCCAGGTCGCTCTCGTGAGGATCGGACCCGGTGAGAGCTTCATGTCCGAGTCCGGCAGTATGTTTCACGCATCCGGCAACGTCGACGTCGACGTCACCACGCGAACAAGGTCGTCCGGGGGGCTTCTCTCGGGCATCAGGCGGCTGTTCGCCCAGGAGAGCTTCTTTCTGTCCGAGTACCGGACTACGGACGGGAGTGAGGGCGAGGTCGGCCTCGCACCCAGGCTGCCGGGCAGCATGGCGGTTATAGACTGCACCGGACGCAGAAAATGGGTCTGCGCCGGTGGCAGCTACGTCGGCTCGTCGGAGAACCTGGGCCTGGACACCCAGTTCCAGGGCTTTGGCGGGATCTTCTCCGGGGAGTCGCTGTCTTTCCTCGAAGTTGATGGGATGGGCCAGCTGCTGGTGAGTGCCTTTGGGGCCATCCGGGAAATCGACCTCGACGGCGCAATAACCGTTGACACAGGTCACGTCGTGGCATTCGAGGACTCTCTCGAGTACTCGCTGGGCAAGGCGGGCGGAAGCCGTCTCCAGTCGTTCCTGGCAAGCGAGGGCATAACGCTGAACTTCAGCGGAAGCGGGAAGCTGTACGTCCAGAGCCACAACCCTGACGAATGGGGACGCAGTCTCGCCGGGCTGCTGCCGCCAAGGAAGGAATAA
- a CDS encoding LLM class flavin-dependent oxidoreductase, translating to MHCGVMVTGYNQGDWPRLMEEDYSRPPTVSDANNLDDTLYMGGLVEPLGFDSIWATEHYGSAYSMQPNPLQYLAYWAGRTSRVDVGTAVIVAPWWNPVRLASELSMLDILLQGRRLHLGIGRGIAPHEYASLGYPIEQSHKYFYDVVNAIKAADGAERFEFKGEVYDIPPTTIRPQARHKGELTRDIKVAFNTEASARMAAENGLGQMFVAGDDVDEMTSKVRRFNAIRSELGLPPDQPTTLLWMYCAETSEEAEEGWTYFRNQLTAAQHHYFEWNNPGYEGIQGYEEYLKRQSADVGTADASFAARRATQPIGTPDEIIEKIRAMQWTISLEKVVIHMFYGGMPRDKAEKSLRLFAKEVLPEVQAMPTPLNPKSLG from the coding sequence ATGCACTGCGGAGTGATGGTCACCGGTTACAACCAGGGTGACTGGCCCCGTCTGATGGAGGAAGACTACAGCCGTCCTCCGACGGTATCGGACGCCAACAATCTGGATGACACTCTCTACATGGGTGGACTGGTCGAGCCGCTGGGGTTCGATTCGATTTGGGCGACCGAGCACTACGGCTCCGCCTATTCCATGCAACCCAACCCCCTGCAATACCTGGCCTACTGGGCAGGCCGCACGAGCCGAGTCGATGTGGGTACGGCGGTAATCGTCGCTCCATGGTGGAACCCGGTCCGGCTGGCTTCCGAGCTCTCCATGCTCGATATCCTGTTGCAGGGGAGGAGGCTCCACCTGGGCATCGGTCGTGGTATCGCGCCTCACGAATATGCGTCGCTGGGCTATCCGATCGAGCAGTCGCACAAGTACTTCTACGATGTTGTCAACGCCATCAAGGCCGCTGACGGAGCGGAGCGGTTCGAGTTCAAGGGAGAGGTCTACGATATTCCTCCGACAACCATCCGGCCACAGGCCCGCCATAAGGGTGAACTGACCAGGGACATCAAGGTCGCGTTCAACACAGAGGCATCAGCGAGAATGGCTGCCGAAAACGGTCTCGGGCAGATGTTCGTTGCAGGCGACGATGTCGACGAGATGACCAGCAAGGTGCGGCGGTTCAACGCGATCAGGAGTGAACTCGGACTCCCGCCTGACCAGCCGACCACCCTGCTGTGGATGTACTGCGCCGAGACTTCGGAGGAAGCCGAAGAGGGCTGGACCTATTTCCGCAACCAGCTAACCGCGGCCCAGCACCACTACTTCGAATGGAACAATCCAGGCTATGAGGGCATACAGGGCTACGAGGAATATCTCAAACGCCAGAGCGCCGACGTGGGTACGGCGGATGCCAGTTTCGCCGCCCGGCGCGCAACCCAGCCCATCGGTACGCCGGACGAGATCATCGAGAAGATTCGCGCGATGCAGTGGACCATCAGCCTCGAGAAAGTGGTGATCCACATGTTCTACGGCGGGATGCCGAGGGACAAGGCAGAAAAGAGTCTCCGGCTGTTCGCGAAGGAGGTCCTACCGGAAGTCCAGGCCATGCCCACGCCGTTAAATCCCAAGTCCCTGGGGTGA
- a CDS encoding AIM24 family protein produces the protein MECSGQGDLFFNTYGALIERNVEDGFTVDTGHVVGWEPTVGYSIRGMGGLKNTLTSGEGLAMRFTGHGKVYLQTRTLDSVANWLIPFLPQ, from the coding sequence ATGGAGTGCAGCGGCCAGGGCGACCTGTTCTTCAACACCTACGGGGCGCTCATAGAGAGGAACGTCGAAGACGGATTCACCGTCGATACCGGCCACGTGGTCGGGTGGGAGCCCACTGTCGGCTACTCGATACGCGGCATGGGCGGTCTCAAGAACACGCTGACGTCGGGCGAGGGTCTGGCGATGCGCTTCACCGGACACGGCAAGGTGTACCTGCAGACCAGGACCCTGGACTCGGTCGCCAACTGGCTCATACCGTTCCTGCCGCAGTGA
- a CDS encoding universal stress protein, whose product MFTKALVPLDNTETSEGIIPLVTQLAQGLDMGVVLATAINPDHSPGALFDRIRGGMGGPPSPTAEAVSGPSQENAERDARSRLDELASGISQSGVSVESAVGFGPASETIIRMATDSDCDLIAMSTRGRGVLSSGLLGSVTYRTMHESPVPVLAVTPERAGRHRTAEGKFSTVIVPLDGSELAETALPYAVALCRGMDMEMVLLHVIPANESIYSDGNAGGQDASDSREEMDAMARMYLNGIVRRLEDEGLDARMSVHEGRPSTVITAVARGTEPSMIAMASHGRSGVSRLLMGSVAEAVVRESGEPVLMVRSHTAVVPGPAEVPRPA is encoded by the coding sequence ATGTTCACGAAAGCTCTTGTCCCGCTGGACAACACCGAGACTTCAGAGGGGATCATCCCCCTCGTCACTCAGCTTGCTCAGGGCCTCGACATGGGAGTGGTTCTTGCCACTGCCATCAACCCGGACCACTCGCCTGGAGCGCTGTTCGACAGAATACGCGGCGGCATGGGAGGGCCTCCGTCGCCTACCGCAGAGGCAGTCTCCGGCCCGTCACAGGAGAACGCCGAGCGCGACGCCAGGAGCCGCCTCGACGAGCTGGCCAGCGGAATATCGCAGAGTGGAGTCTCGGTCGAGAGCGCGGTGGGATTCGGCCCTGCGTCGGAGACCATCATCCGCATGGCTACGGACTCCGACTGCGATCTCATAGCAATGTCGACCAGGGGACGCGGTGTGCTGAGCAGCGGTCTCCTGGGGAGCGTGACCTACAGGACCATGCACGAATCGCCGGTGCCTGTGCTGGCAGTCACGCCGGAACGGGCCGGGCGTCACCGGACAGCCGAAGGTAAATTCAGTACCGTGATCGTCCCGCTGGACGGCTCCGAACTTGCCGAGACCGCTCTGCCGTATGCAGTCGCCCTATGTCGGGGTATGGATATGGAGATGGTCCTGCTGCACGTAATACCTGCGAATGAGTCCATCTACAGCGATGGCAATGCTGGCGGTCAGGACGCATCCGATAGCAGGGAAGAGATGGATGCCATGGCGAGAATGTACCTCAACGGCATCGTGAGACGGCTTGAGGATGAGGGACTGGACGCCAGGATGAGTGTGCACGAGGGCAGACCGTCAACGGTGATAACAGCCGTGGCCCGCGGCACCGAGCCCAGCATGATAGCGATGGCCAGCCACGGTCGTTCAGGAGTGAGCCGGCTGCTGATGGGCAGCGTGGCTGAAGCCGTGGTCAGGGAGTCCGGGGAACCCGTGCTGATGGTCCGCTCACACACCGCGGTTGTGCCGGGACCGGCGGAGGTACCCAGACCCGCATAA